In Strix uralensis isolate ZFMK-TIS-50842 chromosome 7, bStrUra1, whole genome shotgun sequence, the following proteins share a genomic window:
- the DYDC1 gene encoding DPY30 domain-containing protein 1 gives MESQYLKRCLGNCLKKGLAEVVEHRPADPIEYLAHWIYNYRRILDEEKKRMLERIELEREREVAVVELEMLRKMKKEELMIQQKLKGQRQSQLEQERQELELQNEEDEILLQRKDQEGNEKMIAELTDRPGAPKLTRVEELDEKGQCEISWQKQDKKVPN, from the exons ATGGAGTCTCAGTATCTGAAGAGATGCCTGGGAAATTGCTTGAAAAAGGGACTGGCAGAGGTTGTAGAGCATCGGCCGGCAGATCCAATAGAGTATCTGGCCCATTGGATTTACAATTACAGAAGAATCttagatgaagaaaaaaag AGAATGTTGGAGAGGATTGAGCTGGAACGAGAACGGGAGGTGGCCGTGGTAGAACTtgaaatgttaagaaaaatgaaaaaagaagagcTAATGATCCAGCAGAAACTTAAAGGACAACGTCAG AGTCAGTTGGAACAAGAACGTCAGGAGCTGGAACTGCAGAACGAAGAAGACGAAATACTGTTGCAGCGGAAAGATCAAGAG GGAAATGAAAAGATGATAGCTGAACTTACAGATAGACCTGGAGCTCCTAAATTGACCAGAGTTGAGGAGCTCGATGAGAAAGGCCAGTGTGAG ATCTCATGGCAGAAGCAGGACAAGAAAGTTCCTAACTGA